DNA from Thermomicrobium roseum DSM 5159:
GTCACGCCGGGCAATGTGACCCAGCTCTTGCAGCGGATGGAGCGCATGGGCCTGATCCGTCGAGTTCCCGAGGGACGTGCCAAGCGCTTGTATCTGACGGAAAAGGGGCAGGAATACTGTGAGCTCCTCTTGCCGAAGCAGGAGCAGCTGCACATCCAGCAGTTCGCTGGGCTCACGCTCGAGGAGCAAGAGCAGTTGCTCCACTTGCTCATGAAGCTCGATCGTGCGCAGCGGAGGAAGGTGCGAGCGCTCCAAGCGGCCCGCAATCTCGCTCCATTCCCGGAAGCGTCCCGCGTCGCCAATAGCTAGCGAGTTCCGCGCTCGAGGACGACCAGGTCACCTGGACGTACCCGTCCCGGCTGTCGCACGATCGCACAGACGCCACGCCGTCCGTACAGCTCCTTGACGAGTTGTTCGTGATAGACGGCCACCGTACTGCATGGCTTGTTTTGTGCCGTGATCTCCAGCACCGCCGTGCCGACGCGGAGAACATCGCCTGGCACGAGGTCACTGAGATCACCTAATCCGACGACCGTGAGGTTCTCTCCGAGATGTCCCGGTTCGAGCTGGATGCCGAGCTGCTCATTGACGTCGTCCAACACTTCCTGTGCGACGATCGTGATCTGGCGTGTATTCGGTTCGGGATCGCCACGCTTCTTGTGGCGATTCACCGGCCCAGCATGGTAATCACCGACGACACCATACGGTCCGATTTCGATCTCGACTCGCCGGTACTTGGGCACCCCACCGTTCGGACTCGAGCAGACAGCTACGACTCGCCCCGTCCCCGTCATCACGACCCCTCCGCTTCCACCGCTCGTTCCAATCCTTCCGCCAACGCTCTCAGTTCCGCCCGGATCCGCCGATAACGGACGGTGACATCCGGCCGCGGAACGACTCGCGCCCACTCGGCGATCTCAGCACGTGCCAGGTTCTCCAATGGCTGATCTCCCACACGAGCGAGAGTGACCAAAGCGGCACCGCGGAGCGAGGCTTCGGGATCCGGTGCGAC
Protein-coding regions in this window:
- a CDS encoding MOSC domain-containing protein → MTGTGRVVAVCSSPNGGVPKYRRVEIEIGPYGVVGDYHAGPVNRHKKRGDPEPNTRQITIVAQEVLDDVNEQLGIQLEPGHLGENLTVVGLGDLSDLVPGDVLRVGTAVLEITAQNKPCSTVAVYHEQLVKELYGRRGVCAIVRQPGRVRPGDLVVLERGTR
- a CDS encoding MarR family winged helix-turn-helix transcriptional regulator — translated: MRIAYRTERESATHAAEHGLTFAQLDVIFHIGKCPGITQQELAERLLVTPGNVTQLLQRMERMGLIRRVPEGRAKRLYLTEKGQEYCELLLPKQEQLHIQQFAGLTLEEQEQLLHLLMKLDRAQRRKVRALQAARNLAPFPEASRVANS